One Desulfovibrio inopinatus DSM 10711 genomic window, GGAAAGCGATCAGTAAGTAGCGGTTCAGTAAGCGGATGAAATTCATACATTCTCCTGTTTAAGCCGAGTGGCGGACATAGGCTTGTGGTGTTTCCTGACAACCGGCCGTTGCAAGCGATAGTCCCGCGGCTTGTTGTCTGAGCAGGGTGGTTTGACGCTTCAACCAGTCGGGATCATGTCGGCCGTCGCGTAAAGAGACGACGCGATCTGCCATGTTGAGACCATCGGCAAGATCGTGTGTGACATGAAGAATGGGGAGGTGATGGGTGCGGCGTAAATTCAGAATAAGTTCACGAAGCATAAAGCGATTTTCCACATCCAGCGCGGAAAAAGGCTCGTCTAAGAGAAGCATGCAGGGGCTACTCGCGAGAACCTGACAGAGCGCGGCCCGTTGTCGTTCTCCACCGGACACTTGATATGGTTTTCGGTCCACAAGAT contains:
- a CDS encoding ATP-binding cassette domain-containing protein: MNSLPANGLRARLFKQLSNFNLDVEITCGQEEILALVGPSGSGKTTVLRCLAGLETPDQGEVCFGGDIWSRGNKLHRTPQHRRVGLLSQDALLFPHMTLRENVEFAMPMQEDPGPLFEQMGIRHLVDRKPYQVSGGERQRAALCQVLASSPCMLLLDEPFSALDVENRFMLRELILNLRRTHHLPILHVTHDLADGLNMADRVVSLRDGRHDPDWLKRQTTLLRQQAAGLSLATAGCQETPQAYVRHSA